The following nucleotide sequence is from Acidimicrobiia bacterium.
CGCGGGCACAGACCGAGATCCTCAAACGGACGAATGCCGCAGGGAAGGTCTCCATCACCGCGACCGAGATGCTCGAGTCGATGATCCGCAGTCCGCGTCCGACCCGGGCTGAGGTCACCGATGTCTACCGATCGGTCCTCGATGGCACCGACGCGGTGATGCTGTCGGCAGAAACGGCCGTCGGAGAGTACCCGGCGCGCGCCGTCCAGCTGATGGCCGACATCGTGACCGAGGCCGAATCATCTACCGAGTACGGCCGTGCGTCCGGCCTTTCGAACATCTCCGAAGGTGCCGTCTTTGCGTCGGCCACGGCCGAAGCCGCGGTCGACACGGCAGATCGCCTCGGCCTTCAGGCCATCGTGGCGTTCACGGAATCGGGCACGACGGCACGGCTGCTGTCGAAGTACCGACCGAGCGCAACCATCTACGGCTTCACTCCGATCGAACGAACCTATCGCGCAATGGCGATGCTCGGGGGTGTCACGCCGATGCTGCTCCAGCGCGTGTCGTCGACGGACGAGATGATTGCACATGCCGAAGAGGAACTCATCCGACAGGGTGTGGCCTCGGAAGGAGACGGGGTGGTCATGGTTGCCGGTGTCCCCCCGAACCAGCGATCATCGACGAACCTGATGAAGCTGCATGTCGTCGGCTCCGGCGATGTGCTGCATCCCGACGCACATGTGTGAGCAGCGCATGCATTAGCCTCGCAGGCATCGAGGCATCGGAGGAGTCGTGGGTCAACGCATCGAGGTGGATCGAACGACCGTCATCGGCGATTCGATCGTCGTCTCGACGAATCGGAGTCTCACCGGCACCGACGGGGAAGGCTTCAACACGGCATCGGATGCGGCCGCATCGGAGTCCTTCGCGGGTGCACTTGCCACTGAACTGTTCGAAGCCGATCACGACCTGAGCCGCGTCTACATCGACCAGAACGCCCTGATCATCGGGCGAAGGGGTGGCTGGGATGTCGAGTCGACCGCCGCGGCTACCAAGGTGATCGAGGACTTCTTCCTGTTCTATCCCGAGGCGTAACGCCCGCTACTCCTCGAAGACGCCAACGGTGAGGGTGATCGTCGACCCTGCAGGCACCCAGTCGCCCGGCGCAGGATCCTGCCCTACCACGACATTGTCCATGTCCGGGTCAGCGACGAAGACGGTGCTCTTCGCGGCGAGCAGGCCGAGTGCGTCAAGTTGCGCCAACGCGTCCTCCCACTTCTTCGTCGTCACCGAAGGAACCTGAACGGGGCAGTTGACGGGCTCGCCGGTGATCTCGCACGGATGCACGATGAAGAGGTTCGAAAGCGGTCGGTAGCGCCATACGAGGTTCATGTCGACCTCCTGGGTTCCATCGGTGCGGGTCACCACACGGTCGACTCGAACGAGGAAGCCGTCAACACCCGATCGCTCCTCGATCCGCTGACCCGGTGTGACTTCACCGGTTTCGTCTGCGACGAGTTCCTCCTCGTATTCGACGAGGGCTTCCTTCTCGTGGGTCACATCGGTGCAGATCAGGCCGCCGTTGTCTCCATACATGCGGACGGTCACCGAAGTTGTGGTGTACGCGGTCTTGATGATCACAGGCGCATTCGTGTTGTTCCGGAATACGACATCTGGACCCGGGACACCGAGGGTTGCTTCGCGCCCCATCGGATAGCGGGGGAAATAGAGTGAGTGCGGCTGATGCTCGACATCCTCAAGACAGGAGAAGAACACGGCGTTGAAGAAGGTCGTCCCGAATTGGCTGACGCCCCCTCCGATGTTCGCGGGGTGGTCGCAGCAGTAGGGAACACCGTTGATGATCGCCCCCGCCGGAACATAGCCCTTCGCTGCCGTGCGTTCACCGACATGGTCGTTGATGGAGAACTTCTCACCCGGCTGGACGATGGCGCCGTCGACGGCATCCGCGATCGTGTGGATGTTGATCACGCGGTCCTGGCCCGCCGGATAGGTGGTCGTGAACCCGCCGAGCGGCTTGAGCACGGTCAGTGCCTGAGCTTCCTCGGTGGTGAGGTCGGGTTCGGCTCCGACGAGAAGCGGGAACTCCCCGGTTCCGTCACCGAGGGCGGCCTGCTTCATGGAGGCGATCAGTCCTTCGAGGTCGAGGAGCGTGCCGGACCTCCCGGCGATCACCGTGATTGCGTCCGTCTCGAAGTCGACATCGATCTGTGCGTTCACTGGCTCGATCTCGTACTCCGATCGTCTCGGTTCGAGGATCTCGAGCACTCTCGATCGGTCGAAGGTCGCCTCGATGTCGGTTCCATCCTCGGTGATCTGTGCGATTGCTGCGAAGGCGAGTTGATCCTCAGAGAATCTGATGCGGAAGCCGACATCATCCGAGATCAGCTGGATCGGGCTGTCGATCATCGCCATCAGCTCGGCGGCTGCCGCATCGATCTGCGCATTGGTCAGCGTCGGCTTGACACTCACGACCGGGACGACCACCCCCGACTTGTCGAGCCTCGTCATCTCTCGGTCGATCTGTGTGCGGGCGAACACGCGATCGATCCCCTCGCCAGGTCGTGGGTACTGCGGAGTCACCTGCCCGTTTTCGATCACGACGGAACCCTCGAAGGCGGGATTCTGGACGGCCGTCGCCTCCCACGCATCGAATACACGCTCGATGGCGTCTTCATCGAACGAGATGTCGAGCGGAACATCTTCAGACTTCTGGAACGACACCATCCATGACAGGAACCGGGTGAGGGCGTTGCCGGTGGTGCGCGCTTGGGACGCCGCGGTGATCGCCGTTGGGATGTCCGCAGCGAGGCCGATCTCGACAGGACTCAACTCGAAGGTTTCGCCGTTGACCGTGAACGCGCCGGTCGACGCGCGAAGGTCACCCTCGTAACGCTCGAGCGTGACGGTCGCGTCGGCCATGTTGAGCCCCCCGACCGGCACACCGGCGACGGTCACATTGCGAGCAATCGTGTCGGCTGCGACGGCACGATCCGCCACATAGATGCCGACGGGGAGCAGGAGGATCACCAGTGGAACGGCTATGAAAAGAGGTCTTCGATGCTTCATGTGGGGTCTTGAGGGGAGGATGGTGCCGGCTTGGCGAGTGTAGGAACCGGGTCCTGCAAGTCGATGGATCGCAGGTGTGCGATCCTGCGGATCACGGTGGCGGGACGACAGGCGTGTTGTCGACCCGAATCGTGACCGCCGTCCCCGGTGGTGCGTAGGTGCCAGCGTGGGTCTGGCTCACGACCCGGTCTGGCTCGCCCGGGTCGTCGACATACACGACCGTGACCGTGTAGCCACCCCCCGCGCCTTGGATCGCAGCGATGGCGGCGGCTTCGCTCATCCCGACCACGCTCGGTACCGGGTCGGGACAGGCACCGTTACCACCGACCCTCGGATCGCATGGGTGGAGCAAAATGACATTCTTCTCCCCGCGATAGCGCCATGTGAAGGGTTCGCGGGCAATCTCGTTGCCGGCTGCGTCCTTGATGACCCGCGTCACGGTGACCGTCCATCCACCGGAGCCCTTCGATTTGACCTTCTCGGTGAGGGGGGCAACGAACACCTCGGGATCGGTCTGGTACGACACGACAGGACTGGAGTAGCCGGTCCGTTCCGATCGCTCCGATTCACACTTCTTGCCGCCGTTGTTCCCGAAGAAGGTGACGGTGATCGACCGCTTCGTGTGGCTTGTCTTGATGATCACCGGGGCGTCGGAGTCGTTGCGGAAAGCAACATCGGGACTCGGGTAGCCGAGCGTTGCCTCGCGGCCCTCGGGGTACTTGCTGAAATAGATGCTGTGCGGCTGGTGGGTGATGTCCTCGTAGCAACCGAAGAACACGGCGTTGAAGAAGGTCGTCCCGAACTGGCTGACACCCCCACCGACATTGACCGGCTCATCCTCACACTGCAATTCCCCAGTCACGATTGCACAGTCGTACTTGTAGCCCTTGGCGAGGGTCCGAGGTCCGATGAACTCGTTGATCGAGAACTCCTCTCCCGGCATCACCATGTGCCCATCGATCGTGTCTGCCATCAGGTCGATGTTGTGGGCGCGATTGACCCCTGGCTTGAATGTCGTGAACTCCGAGACCTCGGTCAGCTCCCCGTACGCCATCGCATCTTCCGTCGAGAACGCCGGTTCGGCGGTGAACTCGAGCGGCAGCTCCCCGGTTCCGTCACCGAGTGCTGCTTCCTCGACGGCCTTCACGACCGCATCGACATGGAGGCTCGTCCCCATCTTCGAAGGGACGAGTTCGATGACATCATCGTCTGGAAGGTCCTCCATGCCCTCCTGCGGACTGTCCTTGATCTCGTAGTTCTCCGGCCAGTCCTCGTGGTCGTCGACTTCGATGATGTTCCAATAGGCATCGACGGGAGCGATCTCGAGGCTTGCACGCTGACCCTCGGCTAGTGCTCCGATGATCGTCGGGTCGACCGAGAAGCGGATGGTTGCGGGCTCACCGCGCACGATGTCGACACGGAGTGCTCGGGCCATGGACGCCGGAGTGACCTCGAACTCGAACCCGTACTCGGCATTTGACAGGACGACTCCGCGATCGATCATCTCCTCGGCGCGAACAGCGGCCGCCTCGATGTCGTCGGGGGTGAGGGTCGGGTCGCTATTGACGAGGGGAAGGACCACAACATCGGTTGATGCGGACATCACTGCGTCGGTGATGAGATCAACCGCCGTTGCCCGGTCGATTGCCTCGCCTGAGTGAGGGTCTTCCCTCAAGACGCGTTGCCCGCTGATCGTTATCGAGCCTTCGAACGCGGGGTTCGGGATCGCGCTCTTCTCCCACTCCGAGAGCTTCTCCGCGAGGAGTTCCTCGTCGAGGGAGCCTTCGATCGGAATGTCGACCTCGTCGGAGAACGCACGCAGCCAGCCGGTGAGACCGTCCTTGTTTTCCTCAAGGGCACGAGCGAGCGCCGTGTCGGTGTCGAATGTCGTGCCGATCTTTGAAGGGTCGAGCGAGTACGAGTGTCCGTTGACCTCAACGGTGATCGTGTTCGTGA
It contains:
- a CDS encoding VanW family protein, with protein sequence MKHRRPLFIAVPLVILLLPVGIYVADRAVAADTIARNVTVAGVPVGGLNMADATVTLERYEGDLRASTGAFTVNGETFELSPVEIGLAADIPTAITAASQARTTGNALTRFLSWMVSFQKSEDVPLDISFDEDAIERVFDAWEATAVQNPAFEGSVVIENGQVTPQYPRPGEGIDRVFARTQIDREMTRLDKSGVVVPVVSVKPTLTNAQIDAAAAELMAMIDSPIQLISDDVGFRIRFSEDQLAFAAIAQITEDGTDIEATFDRSRVLEILEPRRSEYEIEPVNAQIDVDFETDAITVIAGRSGTLLDLEGLIASMKQAALGDGTGEFPLLVGAEPDLTTEEAQALTVLKPLGGFTTTYPAGQDRVINIHTIADAVDGAIVQPGEKFSINDHVGERTAAKGYVPAGAIINGVPYCCDHPANIGGGVSQFGTTFFNAVFFSCLEDVEHQPHSLYFPRYPMGREATLGVPGPDVVFRNNTNAPVIIKTAYTTTSVTVRMYGDNGGLICTDVTHEKEALVEYEEELVADETGEVTPGQRIEERSGVDGFLVRVDRVVTRTDGTQEVDMNLVWRYRPLSNLFIVHPCEITGEPVNCPVQVPSVTTKKWEDALAQLDALGLLAAKSTVFVADPDMDNVVVGQDPAPGDWVPAGSTITLTVGVFEE
- a CDS encoding VanW family protein, which produces MTLFIAVPVMLLLLPLSIYFVDTAAASDQVARNVSVEGIDVSRLSSDDAAAVVDGYATARLTNTITVEVNGHSYSLDPSKIGTTFDTDTALARALEENKDGLTGWLRAFSDEVDIPIEGSLDEELLAEKLSEWEKSAIPNPAFEGSITISGQRVLREDPHSGEAIDRATAVDLITDAVMSASTDVVVLPLVNSDPTLTPDDIEAAAVRAEEMIDRGVVLSNAEYGFEFEVTPASMARALRVDIVRGEPATIRFSVDPTIIGALAEGQRASLEIAPVDAYWNIIEVDDHEDWPENYEIKDSPQEGMEDLPDDDVIELVPSKMGTSLHVDAVVKAVEEAALGDGTGELPLEFTAEPAFSTEDAMAYGELTEVSEFTTFKPGVNRAHNIDLMADTIDGHMVMPGEEFSINEFIGPRTLAKGYKYDCAIVTGELQCEDEPVNVGGGVSQFGTTFFNAVFFGCYEDITHQPHSIYFSKYPEGREATLGYPSPDVAFRNDSDAPVIIKTSHTKRSITVTFFGNNGGKKCESERSERTGYSSPVVSYQTDPEVFVAPLTEKVKSKGSGGWTVTVTRVIKDAAGNEIAREPFTWRYRGEKNVILLHPCDPRVGGNGACPDPVPSVVGMSEAAAIAAIQGAGGGYTVTVVYVDDPGEPDRVVSQTHAGTYAPPGTAVTIRVDNTPVVPPP